In Nocardioides cavernae, a single genomic region encodes these proteins:
- a CDS encoding ABC transporter permease produces MTSMIAPATFTADAAPVRRAARPVPATRLVKVELRKMFTTRSGFWLLVSIGVLTPISAGSVIIFAPDGDVTYESFTRASGFPMSVILPMIAILAVTSEWSQRSGLTTFTLVPSRGRVIGAKATATLLVGLGSVALAFAVGALANVAGSALAGVDTVWDISWVMAPQLVLFNLIGMAIGFTLGVVLRNSAAAIVGYFVVSLVLPGILVLLAQVRSWFEDLQPWIDWNETQVALLEGAMDTGEEWAMLGSTTIIWIVVPLVVGLLSLRRSEIK; encoded by the coding sequence ATGACCTCCATGATCGCCCCTGCGACCTTCACGGCGGATGCCGCACCGGTCCGCCGGGCTGCCCGTCCCGTCCCGGCCACCCGGCTCGTCAAGGTCGAGCTGCGCAAGATGTTCACCACCCGCTCGGGGTTCTGGCTGCTGGTCAGTATCGGCGTCCTCACGCCCATTTCGGCCGGGTCGGTCATCATCTTTGCTCCCGACGGCGACGTCACCTACGAAAGCTTCACGAGGGCGAGCGGGTTTCCGATGTCGGTGATCTTGCCGATGATCGCGATCCTGGCCGTCACCAGTGAGTGGAGCCAGCGCAGCGGACTCACCACGTTCACGCTGGTGCCGAGCCGCGGACGCGTGATCGGCGCCAAGGCGACCGCGACCCTCCTGGTGGGCCTGGGCTCCGTGGCCCTCGCATTCGCGGTGGGCGCCCTCGCCAACGTGGCCGGTTCCGCACTCGCCGGCGTCGACACCGTGTGGGACATCTCATGGGTCATGGCGCCCCAGCTCGTGCTCTTCAACCTGATCGGCATGGCCATCGGCTTCACCCTCGGTGTCGTGCTGCGCAACTCTGCAGCCGCGATCGTGGGTTACTTCGTCGTCTCGCTGGTCTTGCCGGGCATCCTCGTCCTCCTGGCCCAGGTGCGCTCGTGGTTCGAGGACCTGCAGCCGTGGATCGACTGGAACGAGACGCAGGTGGCGCTCCTCGAGGGCGCCATGGACACAGGTGAGGAGTGGGCGATGCTTGGCTCGACCACGATCATCTGGATCGTCGTTCCCCTCGTCGTCGGGCTGCTCTCCCTGCGCCGCTCCGAGATCAAGTAG
- a CDS encoding STAS/SEC14 domain-containing protein: MIRVLSDLPAGVLGLEAIDDVEEQDYRDVLVPAVEEAIAEHGKVRLVYVLGPEFDEYEKEAVWEDLKLGARHASSFERIAVVTDAPWVGPAMRVFSILFPGQARAFPLAQREAATQWAATGDVPGSTNEGSR; encoded by the coding sequence GTGATTCGGGTTCTCAGTGACTTGCCCGCCGGCGTTCTCGGGCTCGAGGCGATCGATGACGTCGAGGAGCAGGACTACCGCGATGTCCTGGTTCCCGCCGTTGAGGAGGCGATCGCGGAGCACGGCAAGGTGCGCCTCGTCTACGTCCTCGGCCCGGAGTTCGACGAGTACGAAAAGGAAGCGGTGTGGGAGGACCTCAAACTCGGTGCGCGCCACGCGTCATCCTTCGAACGCATCGCAGTCGTCACCGACGCACCGTGGGTAGGTCCGGCGATGAGGGTGTTCAGCATCCTGTTTCCAGGCCAGGCGCGGGCCTTTCCTCTCGCCCAGCGGGAGGCCGCAACGCAATGGGCGGCAACGGGGGACGTGCCCGGATCAACCAACGAAGGGAGCCGCTGA
- a CDS encoding M23 family metallopeptidase: MTTAVDLEFPFEGRWLTQNSPANRVPSHGTALFASSYAIDFVPVDERGRTAPFTVASLLRPEPAERFPGFGRPVLAPVDGVVVGVHHTVVDHPSFRGLPSVGYALTQRRRAAAGLEALAGNHVLIELGDGPVVAVCHLQLDSVQVQVGRRVRVGEVLGRCGNSGNSTEPHVHLQAIDRPDVRYAAAVPITFGGRLPRNGEIVEVGPADGSSRR, from the coding sequence ATGACGACGGCAGTCGATCTGGAGTTCCCGTTCGAGGGACGGTGGTTGACGCAGAACAGTCCCGCCAACCGGGTGCCCAGCCACGGCACCGCGCTGTTCGCATCGTCGTACGCCATCGACTTCGTCCCCGTCGACGAGCGAGGGCGGACGGCACCGTTCACTGTGGCGTCGCTGCTTCGCCCCGAGCCGGCCGAGCGGTTCCCCGGATTCGGGCGGCCCGTCCTCGCCCCTGTCGACGGAGTGGTCGTCGGCGTGCACCACACGGTGGTCGACCACCCGTCGTTCCGCGGACTGCCGTCCGTGGGCTATGCGCTCACCCAGCGTCGCCGAGCCGCGGCGGGCTTGGAGGCGTTGGCCGGCAATCACGTCCTGATCGAGCTGGGTGACGGGCCGGTGGTCGCGGTGTGCCACCTGCAGCTCGACAGCGTCCAGGTGCAGGTGGGCCGGAGGGTGCGGGTGGGCGAGGTGCTCGGGCGGTGCGGCAACTCGGGCAACAGCACCGAACCCCATGTCCATCTCCAGGCCATCGACCGCCCCGACGTCCGGTACGCCGCCGCCGTGCCGATCACCTTCGGCGGTCGCTTGCCCCGCAACGGCGAGATCGTCGAGGTCGGGCCGGCCGACGGCTCGAGTCGGCGCTAG
- a CDS encoding CGNR zinc finger domain-containing protein: protein MADVVISRFPDLPRPDAPGPIAVVRDFVNTDDRETGVDRLVTAAGLTAYLQEEGLLQGSVRASRRDLDQALELRAVLRAALVAHHDGRSDPITGLGAAVERLEVHLTWSEDGPRLEPRRPGVQAALARIGIAAHEAARDGTWPRLKICSSDACEWAYFDHSKNQSRRWCEYGCGNRAKSRALRARRRAAT, encoded by the coding sequence GTGGCTGACGTCGTGATCTCCCGCTTCCCTGACCTGCCACGCCCGGACGCGCCCGGACCGATCGCGGTGGTGCGCGACTTCGTCAACACCGACGACCGCGAGACGGGGGTCGACCGGCTCGTGACGGCGGCTGGCCTGACGGCCTACCTGCAGGAGGAGGGGCTGCTCCAGGGGTCGGTGCGGGCCAGCAGACGCGACCTCGACCAGGCGCTCGAGCTGCGCGCCGTACTCCGCGCGGCACTGGTGGCCCACCACGACGGTCGCAGCGACCCGATCACCGGGCTCGGCGCCGCCGTTGAGCGTCTCGAGGTGCACCTGACCTGGAGCGAGGACGGGCCCCGGCTCGAGCCGCGCCGCCCGGGCGTGCAGGCGGCACTGGCCCGGATCGGCATCGCTGCCCACGAGGCGGCGCGCGACGGGACCTGGCCGAGGCTGAAGATCTGCTCGTCCGACGCCTGCGAGTGGGCCTACTTCGACCACTCGAAGAACCAGTCGCGCCGGTGGTGCGAGTACGGCTGCGGCAACCGCGCCAAGAGCCGGGCGTTGCGTGCCCGTCGCCGGGCTGCGACGTAG
- the serA gene encoding phosphoglycerate dehydrogenase — translation MKALVLENIHPTAVDVLRSRGYEVELRSGALPEDELVESLDGVQLLGIRSNTTVTERVLKSAPDLQAIGCFCIGTNQVDLVAAAERGVGVFNAPYSNTRSVVELVIGEIIALARRLPEKTQRMHDGVWDKSARGSHEVRGRTLGIVGYGNIGTQLSNVAEALGMRVVFYDKADRPAHGNARRMASLGELLETADVVSLHVDGRPGNAGLFGAAEFAAMKPRALFINASRGMVVDYDSLRSHVLSGHIAGAAVDVFPVEPKAQGEAFESVLRGLDNVILTPHVGGSTQEAQEEIGRFVAEKLAGFTLQGSTALSVNLPQVLTPALDGEHRLGFLHHNVPGVLANLNAVFAEAGDNVIGQHLSTRDHLGYVVTDASEPLSAAAVDELRRSEHCVWLRTW, via the coding sequence ATGAAGGCTCTGGTTCTCGAAAACATCCACCCGACGGCCGTGGATGTCCTGAGGTCCCGCGGCTACGAGGTGGAGCTCCGCTCGGGAGCCCTGCCCGAGGACGAGCTGGTCGAGTCGCTCGACGGCGTCCAGCTGCTGGGGATCCGGTCCAACACGACGGTGACCGAACGGGTCCTGAAGTCCGCTCCCGACCTGCAGGCGATCGGCTGCTTCTGCATCGGCACCAACCAGGTCGACCTGGTCGCGGCTGCCGAGCGGGGCGTCGGCGTGTTCAACGCGCCGTACTCCAACACGCGCAGCGTCGTCGAGCTCGTGATCGGCGAGATCATCGCGCTGGCCCGGAGGCTGCCGGAGAAGACCCAGCGGATGCACGACGGCGTGTGGGACAAGTCAGCACGGGGCAGCCACGAGGTGCGCGGGCGGACGCTCGGGATCGTCGGGTACGGCAACATCGGCACGCAGCTGTCGAACGTCGCCGAGGCGCTCGGGATGCGGGTGGTCTTCTACGACAAGGCGGACCGGCCGGCCCACGGCAACGCTCGCCGCATGGCGTCGCTCGGCGAGCTGCTCGAGACCGCCGACGTGGTCAGCCTCCACGTCGACGGCCGACCCGGGAACGCGGGCCTCTTCGGTGCTGCCGAGTTCGCGGCCATGAAGCCACGAGCCCTGTTCATCAACGCCTCGCGCGGCATGGTCGTGGACTACGACTCGTTGCGCAGCCACGTCCTGTCGGGGCACATCGCGGGTGCGGCGGTCGACGTGTTCCCGGTCGAGCCGAAGGCCCAGGGCGAGGCGTTCGAGTCCGTGCTGCGTGGCCTCGACAACGTCATCCTGACGCCCCACGTCGGCGGATCGACCCAAGAGGCGCAGGAGGAGATCGGGCGGTTCGTGGCGGAGAAGCTCGCCGGGTTCACCCTCCAGGGGAGCACGGCGTTGTCGGTCAACCTCCCGCAGGTCCTGACGCCCGCGCTGGACGGTGAGCACCGGCTGGGCTTCCTCCACCACAACGTTCCCGGTGTGCTCGCCAACCTCAACGCGGTGTTCGCCGAGGCCGGCGACAACGTGATCGGCCAGCACCTGTCGACCCGGGACCACCTCGGGTACGTCGTCACCGACGCGTCGGAGCCCCTCTCCGCCGCGGCCGTCGACGAGCTGCGGCGCTCTGAGCACTGCGTGTGGCTACGCACCTGGTGA
- a CDS encoding DUF305 domain-containing protein, whose translation MLGRLSRPLAAVATGLALALSLSACTSDEPDATAAASRGDDGSPDVLQPGGPGEGNETISPEDAEKAVEPEFNEADVAYMQMMVPHHAQAIVMAELAEKHARSDRVRELAARIRAAQGPEILMMAAWLEERDMDVPTAAEDPSEWDHSEHGHNGMVGMLTDAQMERLTRARGAAFDRLFLQRMIQHHQGAIDMADDVAVDGIDIMVSEVAADVALTQTAEIGRMQDMIGSA comes from the coding sequence GTGCTCGGACGACTCTCCCGCCCCCTGGCCGCCGTGGCCACCGGGCTGGCCCTCGCCCTGTCCCTGTCCGCCTGTACGTCGGATGAGCCCGACGCGACGGCCGCCGCGAGCCGGGGCGACGACGGGTCGCCTGACGTGCTCCAGCCCGGCGGTCCGGGCGAGGGGAACGAGACGATCTCGCCCGAGGACGCCGAGAAGGCCGTCGAGCCGGAGTTCAACGAGGCCGACGTGGCCTACATGCAGATGATGGTGCCGCACCACGCCCAAGCGATCGTGATGGCCGAGCTGGCCGAGAAGCACGCCCGCAGCGACCGGGTCCGCGAGCTCGCCGCGCGCATCCGGGCGGCGCAGGGCCCGGAGATCCTAATGATGGCCGCCTGGCTCGAGGAGCGCGACATGGACGTGCCGACGGCCGCGGAGGATCCGAGCGAGTGGGACCACAGCGAGCACGGTCACAACGGGATGGTCGGCATGCTCACCGACGCGCAGATGGAGAGGCTCACGCGGGCTCGGGGCGCCGCGTTCGACCGGCTGTTCCTCCAGCGCATGATCCAGCACCACCAGGGTGCGATCGACATGGCTGACGACGTCGCCGTCGACGGCATCGACATCATGGTCAGCGAGGTCGCGGCCGACGTCGCGCTCACGCAGACGGCCGAGATCGGCCGCATGCAGGACATGATCGGCTCCGCCTGA
- a CDS encoding LVIVD repeat-containing protein, which yields MPRRARVAAAGALALGLTLSAAPVLAHGGNHDHSSTDAREEAGAKDLCTDAREDRLEAAGDNFAQACLPGQDLAQTKGFESDLAEGEVASSPNTRLVANLPKQGRFDTTSALNSDLAFQGTYAYAGNYEGFMVYDISTPEAPKVVSQVVCPGSQNDISVSGNLLVLSVDSSRSNNTCDNVAQSATIKESWEGIRVFDISNPASPQYVAAVETDCGSHTHTLAPSKDGANLYAYVSSYSPNAAFPDCQPPHDSISVVKIPVAAPQTAAVVSEPALFADGGNPGGNGSSTTSGCHDITAYPSKDIAAGACMGDGILLDIADRENPVVTEQVRDTTNFAFWHSATFNNDGTKVLFTDELGGGGAATCNPEVGPTRGADGIYDIEDGQLAFKSYYKISRTQQSTENCVAHNGSLIPVNGKDIMVQAWYQGGISVFDFTNSKKPREIAWFDRGPLPAGQIGGSWSAYYYNGYIYSNDIQKGFDVIKVDDKVINRASKNPMDVFNPQSQPSYNG from the coding sequence ATGCCCCGACGTGCCCGTGTCGCCGCAGCAGGCGCCCTTGCTCTCGGACTCACCCTGTCCGCGGCACCGGTGCTCGCGCACGGCGGCAACCACGACCACAGCTCGACCGACGCCCGGGAGGAAGCCGGCGCCAAGGATCTCTGCACCGACGCCCGTGAGGACCGCCTCGAGGCGGCGGGCGACAACTTCGCCCAGGCCTGCCTCCCCGGCCAGGACCTCGCGCAGACGAAGGGCTTCGAATCCGACCTCGCCGAGGGCGAGGTCGCCTCGAGTCCCAACACCAGGCTGGTCGCCAACCTGCCCAAGCAGGGCCGGTTCGACACGACCAGCGCCCTCAACAGTGACCTGGCGTTCCAGGGCACCTACGCCTACGCGGGCAACTACGAGGGCTTCATGGTCTACGACATCTCGACGCCCGAGGCGCCGAAGGTCGTCAGCCAGGTCGTCTGCCCCGGCTCGCAGAACGACATCTCGGTCTCGGGCAACCTGCTCGTGCTGAGCGTCGACTCCAGCCGCAGCAACAACACCTGCGACAACGTCGCGCAGTCCGCGACGATCAAGGAGTCGTGGGAGGGCATCCGGGTCTTCGACATCAGCAACCCGGCCAGCCCGCAGTACGTCGCGGCGGTCGAGACCGACTGCGGTTCGCACACGCACACCCTCGCCCCGAGCAAGGACGGCGCGAACCTCTACGCCTACGTCTCGTCCTACAGCCCCAACGCGGCGTTCCCCGACTGCCAGCCGCCGCACGACTCCATCTCGGTCGTGAAGATCCCGGTGGCAGCGCCGCAGACCGCCGCGGTGGTCTCCGAGCCCGCGCTCTTCGCGGACGGTGGCAACCCGGGCGGCAACGGGTCCAGCACGACCAGCGGCTGCCACGACATCACGGCGTACCCGTCGAAGGACATCGCCGCGGGCGCCTGCATGGGTGATGGCATCCTGCTCGACATCGCCGACCGGGAGAACCCGGTGGTGACCGAGCAGGTGCGCGACACCACCAACTTCGCCTTCTGGCACTCCGCCACGTTCAACAACGACGGCACCAAGGTGCTGTTCACCGACGAGCTCGGCGGCGGTGGCGCGGCGACGTGCAACCCCGAGGTCGGCCCCACCCGCGGCGCGGACGGGATCTACGACATCGAGGACGGCCAGCTGGCGTTCAAGAGCTACTACAAGATCTCTCGCACCCAGCAGTCCACCGAGAACTGCGTGGCCCACAACGGCTCGCTGATCCCGGTGAACGGCAAGGACATCATGGTGCAGGCCTGGTACCAGGGCGGCATCTCGGTGTTCGACTTCACCAACTCCAAGAAGCCGCGGGAGATCGCCTGGTTCGACCGGGGTCCGCTCCCCGCCGGCCAGATCGGCGGCTCGTGGTCGGCGTACTACTACAACGGCTACATCTACTCCAACGACATCCAGAAGGGCTTCGACGTGATCAAGGTCGATGACAAGGTCATCAACCGCGCGTCGAAGAACCCGATGGACGTCTTCAACCCGCAGTCCCAGCCGTCCTACAACGGCTGA
- a CDS encoding nitroreductase/quinone reductase family protein, protein MTTAQRGKAKLPPRWFIVAFWHAHRAIVRMTRGRAGLWRPRQNGWGALRLTTTGRRTGQPREVVVGYVEDGDNLVTMAMNGWGAAEPGWWLNLQAHPDATAQTKDGARPVRGRRAQGPERERLWARWSEIDKDLDAYAARRPHETAVVVLEPRDPANPAAQP, encoded by the coding sequence ATGACAACCGCGCAACGCGGCAAGGCCAAGCTTCCGCCGCGCTGGTTCATCGTCGCGTTCTGGCACGCCCACCGCGCGATCGTGCGGATGACGAGGGGCCGTGCCGGGCTGTGGCGGCCGAGGCAGAACGGCTGGGGAGCGCTCCGGCTCACCACCACGGGCAGGCGCACCGGACAACCTCGCGAGGTCGTGGTCGGCTACGTCGAGGACGGCGACAACCTCGTCACGATGGCGATGAACGGCTGGGGTGCGGCCGAGCCCGGCTGGTGGCTGAACCTGCAGGCCCATCCCGACGCCACCGCCCAGACCAAGGACGGCGCCCGACCCGTTCGCGGCCGCCGAGCGCAGGGACCCGAGCGCGAGCGGCTGTGGGCGCGCTGGTCGGAGATCGACAAGGACCTCGACGCCTATGCCGCCCGCCGGCCCCACGAGACCGCAGTGGTCGTGCTCGAGCCGCGGGACCCGGCGAACCCGGCCGCCCAGCCGTAG
- a CDS encoding GNAT family N-acetyltransferase, whose amino-acid sequence MSQSPYPMRTERLTLRFPRADDAPALAAYRNDPEVAALQDWELPYTEERARDLVARLGGVSDLENGGRHQVMIEQDGQIVGDVFVGLHEHGGIADLGFTLVRSAQGQGIAHEAASAVVGDLVERLGVHRVVAELSPRNLASARLLERLGMTFEAHTRRSFWWRGEWDDNLVYSMSGEEWRAWRGRTLTPPTELRLVEITDDTFRTWTSMDVHHTQLRFVATVEQSFVDAVFHGTRYGVPLVPEFRGIEADGEPVGFLMWSEAKPRPYLWRFLVDRRHQGRGIGRRALELWVRAMRDHGHTEAETSWVQSKGGPEPFYLSFGFVPTGEYDDGEALARMGLR is encoded by the coding sequence ATGAGCCAGTCGCCCTACCCGATGCGTACCGAGCGGCTGACGCTGCGCTTCCCCCGTGCCGACGACGCGCCGGCGCTCGCGGCGTACCGCAACGACCCCGAGGTGGCCGCGCTGCAGGACTGGGAGCTGCCCTACACCGAGGAACGTGCGCGGGACCTCGTCGCGCGGCTCGGGGGCGTCAGCGACCTCGAGAACGGCGGCCGGCACCAGGTCATGATCGAGCAGGACGGACAGATCGTCGGCGACGTCTTCGTCGGGCTGCACGAGCACGGCGGGATCGCCGACCTCGGTTTCACCCTGGTCAGGTCGGCGCAGGGGCAGGGGATCGCCCACGAGGCGGCGAGCGCCGTCGTCGGCGACCTCGTCGAACGGCTCGGTGTGCACCGGGTCGTCGCGGAGCTGTCGCCCCGCAACCTCGCCTCAGCGAGGCTGCTCGAGCGGCTCGGGATGACGTTCGAGGCCCACACGCGGCGGTCGTTCTGGTGGCGTGGGGAGTGGGACGACAACCTCGTCTACTCGATGAGCGGCGAGGAGTGGAGAGCCTGGCGCGGTCGGACGCTCACGCCGCCGACCGAGCTGCGGCTCGTGGAGATCACCGACGACACCTTCCGCACGTGGACGTCGATGGACGTCCACCACACGCAGCTACGGTTCGTCGCGACGGTGGAGCAGTCCTTCGTCGACGCGGTGTTCCACGGCACCCGCTACGGCGTACCCCTGGTCCCTGAGTTCCGGGGCATCGAGGCCGACGGTGAGCCTGTCGGGTTCCTCATGTGGTCCGAGGCCAAGCCGCGTCCCTACCTGTGGCGGTTCCTCGTGGACCGGCGCCACCAGGGACGGGGCATCGGACGCCGGGCGCTCGAGCTCTGGGTGCGTGCGATGCGGGACCACGGGCACACCGAGGCCGAGACGAGCTGGGTGCAGTCGAAGGGCGGGCCGGAACCCTTCTACCTGTCGTTCGGGTTCGTCCCCACGGGCGAGTACGACGACGGCGAGGCCCTCGCCCGAATGGGTCTGCGGTGA
- a CDS encoding DUF1963 domain-containing protein: MAADRYDELMARHAALARELQERMRQHQEEMVPLMALLGGSSQGFGSHTNGIRLARDGSLDATLELRDVHGGTSTVVLRADPHGDVVEHVAAAGAETDTDGPSRTRDETAERLAVVTALAETHLPADAAQDFVALLRPALRLEHAGEGEPVVAQLGGLPSLPINSWPVWDGHGPLSHVLTLACEPVGALQPELGIPATGRLAFFYFDGTFDDLASPVGTWDPTTRPGFRVLHLHPDRAAPHDRMDLATPTPPGLTAFPAVALTAVRTLTWPAHESPVAESLWVEAGMVGPRPGVPSPAVAALYDALHALPHGGYDTHQVGGYACPQQNAVEMEVEQLHRGLTGEPFDWTDPDVQAAAAGWQLLLQVASDDGAQMMWGDVGQLYFLARSPVEPTEALLTMQCG; this comes from the coding sequence GTGGCAGCCGATCGGTACGACGAGCTGATGGCGCGGCACGCCGCCCTCGCACGAGAGCTCCAGGAGCGGATGCGCCAGCACCAGGAGGAGATGGTGCCCCTGATGGCGCTCCTGGGCGGCTCGTCACAGGGGTTCGGCAGCCACACCAACGGCATCCGCCTGGCGCGGGACGGCTCGCTGGACGCGACCCTGGAGCTGCGGGACGTCCACGGCGGAACCTCGACCGTGGTGCTGCGGGCGGACCCGCACGGCGATGTGGTGGAGCACGTCGCCGCGGCCGGGGCGGAAACCGACACGGATGGGCCGTCGCGCACTCGCGACGAGACCGCGGAGCGGCTCGCTGTCGTCACGGCGCTGGCGGAGACGCACCTGCCGGCCGACGCCGCGCAGGACTTCGTCGCGCTCCTGCGGCCGGCGCTCCGGCTCGAGCACGCTGGCGAGGGGGAGCCGGTGGTGGCCCAGCTCGGCGGGCTGCCGAGCCTGCCGATCAACTCGTGGCCCGTGTGGGACGGTCACGGACCACTGAGCCACGTGCTCACCCTCGCGTGCGAACCCGTCGGGGCGCTGCAGCCCGAGCTCGGGATCCCTGCGACAGGACGCCTCGCGTTCTTCTACTTCGACGGCACCTTCGACGACCTCGCCAGCCCGGTCGGCACCTGGGACCCGACGACGCGCCCCGGGTTCCGGGTGCTGCACCTCCACCCCGACCGGGCCGCACCTCACGACCGCATGGATCTCGCGACCCCGACCCCGCCCGGCCTCACCGCCTTTCCTGCTGTCGCGCTGACCGCGGTCCGGACCTTGACCTGGCCGGCTCACGAGTCACCCGTCGCCGAGTCGCTCTGGGTCGAGGCCGGGATGGTCGGTCCCCGCCCCGGCGTGCCGTCGCCGGCCGTGGCGGCGCTCTACGACGCTCTTCACGCGCTTCCCCACGGTGGGTACGACACCCACCAGGTCGGTGGGTACGCCTGCCCCCAGCAGAACGCTGTGGAGATGGAGGTGGAGCAGCTGCACCGCGGACTCACGGGTGAGCCCTTCGACTGGACCGACCCGGACGTCCAGGCCGCGGCCGCCGGCTGGCAGCTGCTGCTCCAGGTGGCCTCTGATGACGGTGCCCAGATGATGTGGGGCGACGTCGGCCAGCTCTACTTCCTTGCCCGGAGCCCGGTCGAACCCACGGAGGCGCTCCTCACCATGCAGTGCGGCTAG
- a CDS encoding DUF4956 domain-containing protein produces the protein MNPTYLLAAVDLVAVLVLALAVYYPRHRRADLVTAFVAVNVGVLSVTIVLASSAATVGLGLGLFGVLSIIRLRSDELGQHEIAYYFAALAIGLLGGLGTGDVALSAALMVGLVLVLALADSRLLHATGLRQVVVLDSAVTDERDLVARLEMLLDARVTRVTPIRVDLVNDTTTVEVHYAAAPRPALPAAERHEVAAVTR, from the coding sequence ATGAACCCCACCTACCTGCTCGCCGCCGTCGACCTCGTCGCCGTGCTGGTGCTCGCCCTCGCCGTCTACTACCCGCGCCACCGCCGCGCCGACCTGGTCACCGCGTTCGTCGCGGTCAACGTCGGCGTGCTGTCGGTGACGATCGTGCTGGCGAGCAGCGCCGCGACCGTCGGGCTCGGCCTCGGGCTGTTCGGCGTGCTCTCCATCATCCGGCTGCGCTCCGACGAGCTCGGCCAGCACGAGATCGCCTACTACTTCGCCGCCCTCGCCATCGGCCTGCTCGGCGGCCTCGGCACCGGCGACGTGGCCCTCTCGGCCGCGCTCATGGTCGGCCTGGTCCTCGTCCTCGCCCTCGCGGACAGCCGCCTGCTGCACGCCACCGGGCTGCGCCAGGTGGTCGTACTGGACAGCGCGGTCACCGACGAGCGCGATCTCGTCGCCCGCCTCGAGATGCTCCTCGACGCCCGCGTCACCCGGGTCACGCCGATCCGTGTGGACCTCGTCAACGACACCACGACCGTCGAGGTGCACTACGCCGCCGCTCCCCGCCCGGCCCTCCCCGCGGCCGAGCGCCACGAGGTCGCGGCGGTCACCCGATGA
- a CDS encoding VTC domain-containing protein: MNAVDRLPAVSLDELNDVAELLTRTDRKYVVPAAELDDVVTGLYPTGRAGLRVLEVDGRRSSRYESTYLDTVDLDSWTGAATSRRRRWKVRSRVYADTGERWLEVKTRGLRGATVKERLPHDGPDVSGHADAWVRDRLGAARVHDVDPSGLVATLHTSYRRTTLLLPGGAGRATIDRDLRWVSGHGTAEVGDVLVVETKSGTPRPGPLDRRLWELGHRPVRISKYGTGLALLTPDLPGNHWHRVTSRHLAGHLTLREGALA; encoded by the coding sequence ATGAACGCCGTCGACCGTCTTCCCGCCGTCTCCCTCGACGAGCTCAACGACGTCGCGGAGCTGCTGACCCGCACCGACCGCAAGTACGTCGTCCCGGCGGCCGAGCTCGACGACGTCGTCACCGGGCTGTATCCCACCGGGAGGGCCGGGCTGCGGGTGTTGGAGGTCGACGGGCGTCGCAGCTCGCGCTACGAGTCGACGTACCTCGACACCGTCGACCTCGACAGCTGGACCGGCGCAGCGACCAGTCGGCGACGCCGGTGGAAGGTCCGCAGCCGCGTGTACGCCGACACCGGCGAGCGGTGGCTCGAGGTGAAGACGCGAGGGCTGCGCGGCGCGACCGTCAAGGAGCGGCTGCCGCACGACGGGCCGGACGTCTCCGGCCACGCCGACGCGTGGGTCCGCGACCGGCTCGGTGCCGCGCGCGTCCACGACGTCGACCCGTCCGGCCTCGTCGCGACGCTGCACACCAGCTACCGGCGGACGACGCTCCTCCTCCCCGGCGGTGCCGGCCGCGCCACGATCGACCGCGACCTGCGCTGGGTCTCGGGCCACGGCACCGCCGAGGTCGGCGACGTGCTCGTCGTCGAGACCAAGTCGGGCACCCCGCGCCCCGGCCCGCTGGACCGGCGGCTCTGGGAGCTCGGCCACCGGCCGGTCCGGATCTCCAAGTACGGCACCGGGCTGGCGCTGCTCACCCCCGACCTCCCCGGCAACCACTGGCACCGCGTCACCAGCCGCCACCTCGCCGGCCACCTCACCCTCCGCGAAGGAGCCCTCGCATGA